The genomic interval CCTCAACTTCACCACCGTCGCGCGCGGCTACACCGAAGCCCAGCGACGCGGGCTGATCATCAGCCGTCCCGGCACCGGCACCCGGGTCAGCGAGCGCATCCGCACCGGTGCGGTCCGGCGCGCCGGGCCGGAAGGGCTTCCGGACATGATGATGAACATGGCGCCCGAACCCGCGGACAGCGCGCTGGTCGCACGCCTGTGTTCCGGGCTGGCCGACATGGCGGCACTGCGTGAGCCGGGCACGCTCTGGTCACTGATGCGCTACGACGAAGCCGGTGGACCGCCGGAGGACCGCGCTGCCGGCGCCGACTGGCTTCGCGACGCCATCCCCGACATCGACGCGGACCGGGTGCTGATCTTCCCCGGCGTGCAGGCGACGCTGCTCGCGCTGTTCCTGACCCTGGCGCGCCCCGGCGACCGTATCGCCTGCGAGGCCGTGACCTATTCCGGCGTCAAGGGACTCGCCGCCCAGCTGGGCATCGAGCTCACCGGTCTCGCCTGCGACCGCGAAGGCCTCGACCCCGAAGCCTTCGCCGCGGCCTGCGCCGCCGAGCCGCCGGCCGCGCTCTACTGCAACCCGACGCTGCAGAACCCGACCACCCGGACGCTGTCACTGGAGCGGCGCATGGCCCTGGTCGACATCGCGCGCCGCTACAACGTGCCGATCATCGAGGACGACCCCTACCGACCGCTGGTGCCGGACGGGCCGCCGCCGCTGGCAGCCCTGGCGCCCGAGCTCTGCTTCCATGCCGCCGGGCTCGCCAAGTGCATCGGCGCCGGACTGCGCGTCGCCTATCTGGTGGTGCCGCAGGCGCGCTATCGCAGCCGACTGGCGGCCGCGCTGCGCACGACCATGGTGATGCCGGTCCCGCTGATGGTGCGCCTGGCGACGCAATGGCTGCATGACGGCACGGTGACCGCGGCCACCGATGCCATCCGCGAGGAATCGCGGCTGCGCCAGACGCTGGCGTCCGAGATCCTGGCCGGCGCCGACATCGAGACCCACCCGGACGCCTTCCACTTCTGGCTGCATCTCCCGGCCGGCACCGATGCCGATGCCTTCGCGGCCGACCTGCGCGCGCGCGGCTGCGCCGTGGTGGGGTCGGACGCCTTCCGGGTCGGCACGCCGGTCGCCCCGGCCGTTCGCGTCTGTCTCGGCGGTCCGACGACGCGCGGGGCCTGCCGCGAGACCCTGCAGGCGATCGCGGCGCATCTGGTGGCGGCGGGCGACGGTGTCGCGGCGCGGGCTGGCGGGTAGCGGTCGTGCCGCATGCCCCCCTCATCCCCGGCCCTTCTCCCCGGCGGGGAGAAGGGAGTCCGAGCCCCTCTCCCTCGGGGAGAGGGGCACCCGGATGCGACGCGCTACTTCTTCGGCTGCGGCACGGTCCGCAGGTAGGGCCTGATCTCGTTCCAGCCGTCCGGGAACAGCCTGGCCGCGTCCTCGTTGCTGACCGCGGGCACGATGATCACGTCCTCGCCCTGCTGCCAGTTCACCGGCGTGGCGACCTTGTGGCCGTCGGTGAGCTGCAGCGAGTCGATCACGCGCAGGATCTCGTTGAAGTTGCGGCCGGTGGAAGCGGGATAGTTCATCGTCAGCCGGACCTTCTTCTTCGGGTCGATGATGAACACGCTGCGCACCGTGAAGCGGTCCGAGGCGTTGGGGTGGATCATCCCGTAAAGCTCGGCCACCTTCATGTCCGGGTCCGCGATCATCGGGAACTCCACCGAGCAGGACTGGGTTTCCTCGATGTCCTTCTGCCAGCCGCGGTGGTCCTCGATGCCGTCGACCGACAGGCCGATGACCTTGACGCCGCGCGCCGCGAACTCGTCCTTCAGACGCGCCGTGTAGCCGAGCTCGGTGGTGCAGACCGGCGTGTAGTCCTTGGGGTGCGAGAACAGCACGCCCCAGCCGTCACCGAGCCAGTCGTGGAAGCGGATCTCGCCGAGCGTGGTCTCCGCCGTGAAGTCGGGTGCGGTATCGCCGAGTTGCAGACTCATCGCTGTCCTCCTTGCTGATGGGGTCGCCAGCGTGCGCTTCCGTTCTGGTTATGAAAAGCCCTATCCATAAAACCAGTCGCGATTACTGCGGTGCTTCCGCGCGCGCCGCGCGCCACTCCAGTCCGAAGGGCTCCGGCGCCCGCATGCGGCCGCCCACCGACGGCCAGATCATGCTGCGCTCGACATCCCCGACACTCGGCTGCGAGTAATCGCAGACCCCGTCGGGGAAGACCTCGGCAATGGCGGCCAGCTGCTCGCCGCTGAGCGGTGCATCGTAGTCGGCGGCGTCCACCGGCTTGCGCTGGCACTTGAGGACATCGTCGCTGATCGGCATGCCGGCCACCATGCGCGGCGTGCTCGGTACCGGCAGCGCGATATTGCAGACCGAGAGACCGACCTGGCCGGGCACGTCGACGCGCAGCGTCAGCGGTGGCAGGCCAGGCAGCTGCAGCACGCCGTCGAGCCCCAGGATCTGCTCGAGCGTGGGCAGCACCGGCAGCTCGATCCCCAGCGGCAGGTTGAGGCCGATAGACGACAGATCGAGCCGCCCGCCGATCGTGCCGAAGGAGCACGCGTCGCCGGCCACCGGCGGCTTGGCGTCGACCACGGCCTGCACGCGGTCGCGCTGATAGCCGGATTCGGACTCGATGGCGTCGAGCGCGTCGAGCCAGCGCGCCATGGCGCCGTAGACATCGGGCTGGGTCAGCAGACCACGCTTGATGCTGTGCGTGGCGCCGCCGCCGGCGCGCGGTTCCAGGCGGCCGCGTACGGTGAACGGCCGCACCGCTTCGTGGATGTTGGCGACCGGAATGAGGTCGAGGTAGGGCGCGACATCGATGAACGGCGTCTCCGGCAATGCGCCGCGGCCGATCACCGCGCCGATGCGATAGGTCAGCGCTGCGACATCCGGAGCCATCACCATGCGCTCCGGCTGCCACTGGCCATCGATGTCGTAGCCGCCGATGTTGCGGTTGAGATCGAGGAATTCCGCGAAGCTGATGACGCCGCGGTTGAACGCGTCGAGACCGTACTGCACGCCGGTGTTGTCGAGCGGCCGGCGCGCCACCGTCGCCCCGTGCACCGGATGCGGCATGGTGCCGAAGATGTTCACGTTGGCGTCCTGGATCGTGCATCGCACGCCGGTGGGATTGGTCTCCGCGTCGTAGCGCATCTCGTCCGGGACCGGACAGCCCCGGGTGGGGTCGATGCGGTCGAGGAAGGTATCGCCCCAGGACGTGCAGATGGCGTTGAGCGGCGTGCCGGTGAGCACGTTGTGCCCGTTCACCGACCAGCGCTTGTTGGCCGCCCAGCCCAGATCGCTGCGTTCGTAGTAGGCCTCCAGCAGCCCGCAGTCGGCAACCGTCATGGCGGTCGACGGAATGTCCGCGAAGGTGGCGGTGGGCAGGCCGGCCGAGATCAGGCCGGGCGCGTTGTTGGCGGCATTGAACTGCTGCATGGCCGCACCGGAGCCGTTCGTTCCCACCATGCGCTTCACCGGCCCGTAGGCCTCCACGATGTGCTCCTTGGTCATCATCGTGGTCTCGATGCTGATCATCGGGTTGCAGTGGTTGCCGAAGGCCGACAGCGTGTTGTGCACCGTGATATCGCCGCGCCCGAGCCGATCCGAAACGCCGGCGATGGTGATCAGCAGATTGTCCGAGCTGATATTGGTGACATCGGGCAGGCCGCCCAGCACGAAGGCCGGCGTGCTGCTGCCCTGCGCATAGCCCACGCCGCAGGACTCGCCGAACACGTAGTAGACGCCGCCGCTCCAGTTGATCGGCTCGAAGGGCGCATCGGCGCCGCGCGCCGCCGGATCGTCCAGCACCGCAATGCGCGCGATGCCGCGATTGATCGGCCGCGACTCCACCCGCACCACCCACGGCACCGAGCGGCCGTCGGCGGTCTGCGTGCCCATGGTGCCGGGCGGATAGCCGCCATGGGGATCCTCCAGCTCGACGAAGTTCTGGGTCGCCAGCCGGGCGAACCACTGCACCTTCGGCTCGAAGCTGCAGTTCTCGTCGAGCGCCGGACCGAGCCCGGCATCCTCGCTGCGGCAGAAGAACGGCTCCTGGTGCGGCCCCGAGATCACCGGCCCGCTCACCGGGTGGTTGTCCACTTCCAGCGCCGCGCTGCGCACGCCGGCGGGGCCGCGCGCCTCGGCGGCGATGGTGTTGACGCCCTCGGCCAGCCCGCTCACCAGCCCGGTCCACTCGCCGTCCTCACCGCGCGTGAAGGCATCGGTGACATCGGCGCCGTTGCGCGTCACGCGCAGCGTGTCGGCTTCGTCGAGGCCGCGCACCGCCATCAGCACGTCGCCGCCCGTGACCGCGTCCGGCAGGGTCGACACGGTGAGCAGGTCGAACTCGCCGGTCTCGCGCTGCGGGGTCTTCAGGGTGTGGAAGTCGGCCGCCACGGTGCGGCTGCCGGCGCCGCCACCGGCCCCCTCGGCGGGTGGCTCCGAGCCGCCGCAGGCACTGAGCAGAAAGGCCGCGGCCACGACAAGACCGGCCGCGCGGCCGGCCGAATGCGATCCATGCATCGACGTCTCCTCCCGATCGTCGTATTTGTTGTTGCGGGAAGATTACGGCGTCGGGGCGGTAATGTCAGTCGTTGTTTTGGCTGACGCCTTCGGCGCGCACGAAGCGCAGCACCAGCCCGATGGCCGCCGCGGCAAGACCGGCGATGAGCCCCCACCACAGGCCGGTCGGCCCCAGCCCGAGCGTGAAGCCGGCCACCAGCGCCAGCGGCATGCCCACCAGCCAGTAGGCGGCGATGGTGATGCGCATCGGACCGCGCGTGTCCTTGAGCCCGCGCAGCGCGCCGTTCGCGGAGGCCTGCAGACAGTCGAAGACCTGGAACGCGGCGGCGAAGCCCAGCAGACGCGCCGCCAGCGCGACCACCTCGCGGTCGTCGGTGTAGAGGCGCGCGATGGCCTCCGGGAAAAGCGCCATCACTGTCGCCGACGCCAGCGAGAACGCGAAGCCGGCGCCGATCGCGAGCCGCCCGCGCATCTGCGCCTCGACGGCATCGCCGGCGCCCACCGCGTGACCGACGCGCACCGTGGCCGCGAAGCCGAAGCCCAGCGGCACCATGAAGGCCAGCGCCGCGAAGTTGATCGCCACCTGGTGCGCCGCCACTGCCGCATCGCCGAAGGCGGCCATCAGCAGCATCACCGCCGAGAACAGCCCGGCCTCGGCGAGCAGGATGCAGCCAATGGGCAGGC from Algiphilus sp. carries:
- a CDS encoding DUF6351 family protein encodes the protein MHGSHSAGRAAGLVVAAAFLLSACGGSEPPAEGAGGGAGSRTVAADFHTLKTPQRETGEFDLLTVSTLPDAVTGGDVLMAVRGLDEADTLRVTRNGADVTDAFTRGEDGEWTGLVSGLAEGVNTIAAEARGPAGVRSAALEVDNHPVSGPVISGPHQEPFFCRSEDAGLGPALDENCSFEPKVQWFARLATQNFVELEDPHGGYPPGTMGTQTADGRSVPWVVRVESRPINRGIARIAVLDDPAARGADAPFEPINWSGGVYYVFGESCGVGYAQGSSTPAFVLGGLPDVTNISSDNLLITIAGVSDRLGRGDITVHNTLSAFGNHCNPMISIETTMMTKEHIVEAYGPVKRMVGTNGSGAAMQQFNAANNAPGLISAGLPTATFADIPSTAMTVADCGLLEAYYERSDLGWAANKRWSVNGHNVLTGTPLNAICTSWGDTFLDRIDPTRGCPVPDEMRYDAETNPTGVRCTIQDANVNIFGTMPHPVHGATVARRPLDNTGVQYGLDAFNRGVISFAEFLDLNRNIGGYDIDGQWQPERMVMAPDVAALTYRIGAVIGRGALPETPFIDVAPYLDLIPVANIHEAVRPFTVRGRLEPRAGGGATHSIKRGLLTQPDVYGAMARWLDALDAIESESGYQRDRVQAVVDAKPPVAGDACSFGTIGGRLDLSSIGLNLPLGIELPVLPTLEQILGLDGVLQLPGLPPLTLRVDVPGQVGLSVCNIALPVPSTPRMVAGMPISDDVLKCQRKPVDAADYDAPLSGEQLAAIAEVFPDGVCDYSQPSVGDVERSMIWPSVGGRMRAPEPFGLEWRAARAEAPQ
- a CDS encoding peroxiredoxin: MSLQLGDTAPDFTAETTLGEIRFHDWLGDGWGVLFSHPKDYTPVCTTELGYTARLKDEFAARGVKVIGLSVDGIEDHRGWQKDIEETQSCSVEFPMIADPDMKVAELYGMIHPNASDRFTVRSVFIIDPKKKVRLTMNYPASTGRNFNEILRVIDSLQLTDGHKVATPVNWQQGEDVIIVPAVSNEDAARLFPDGWNEIRPYLRTVPQPKK
- a CDS encoding PLP-dependent aminotransferase family protein, with the protein product MALDFGHWRTRIGDSGVPAYRAIADTIAEDIDRGRLVAHQKLPTVRALAEQLDLNFTTVARGYTEAQRRGLIISRPGTGTRVSERIRTGAVRRAGPEGLPDMMMNMAPEPADSALVARLCSGLADMAALREPGTLWSLMRYDEAGGPPEDRAAGADWLRDAIPDIDADRVLIFPGVQATLLALFLTLARPGDRIACEAVTYSGVKGLAAQLGIELTGLACDREGLDPEAFAAACAAEPPAALYCNPTLQNPTTRTLSLERRMALVDIARRYNVPIIEDDPYRPLVPDGPPPLAALAPELCFHAAGLAKCIGAGLRVAYLVVPQARYRSRLAAALRTTMVMPVPLMVRLATQWLHDGTVTAATDAIREESRLRQTLASEILAGADIETHPDAFHFWLHLPAGTDADAFAADLRARGCAVVGSDAFRVGTPVAPAVRVCLGGPTTRGACRETLQAIAAHLVAAGDGVAARAGG